In a single window of the Melissococcus plutonius ATCC 35311 genome:
- the grpE gene encoding nucleotide exchange factor GrpE: MKKNEKVSSEETETKKTNEQTIESSEEVKAQQNEQEMEAIDDAGVSEVETEESEIEKLQSELSDMEDKFLRAQAEIANMNNRFKNERESLVRYRSQDLGKKILPALDNLERALAIDVTDEQGSSLQKGISMVMTSLQDALKEEGIEEIQATNEKFNPILHQAVQTVPATEEIPKDTIVEVLQKGYKLQERVLRPSMVVVSQ; the protein is encoded by the coding sequence ATGAAAAAAAATGAAAAAGTATCGTCTGAAGAAACAGAAACAAAAAAAACAAATGAACAAACAATAGAATCATCTGAGGAAGTAAAAGCACAACAAAACGAGCAAGAAATGGAAGCAATTGATGATGCTGGTGTTTCTGAAGTGGAAACAGAAGAATCAGAAATAGAAAAACTTCAATCAGAACTTTCAGACATGGAAGATAAGTTTTTAAGAGCCCAAGCAGAGATTGCAAATATGAACAATCGTTTCAAAAACGAACGTGAATCACTTGTTCGTTATCGCTCACAAGACTTAGGCAAAAAAATCTTACCTGCATTAGACAATTTAGAAAGAGCTTTAGCAATAGATGTTACAGATGAACAAGGATCAAGCTTACAAAAAGGAATTTCTATGGTGATGACAAGTTTACAGGATGCATTGAAAGAAGAAGGAATTGAAGAAATCCAGGCAACAAACGAAAAATTCAATCCAATACTTCATCAAGCAGTTCAAACAGTGCCAGCAACAGAAGAAATACCAAAAGATACAATAGTAGAAGTTTTACAAAAAGGATATAAACTCCAAGAAAGAGTGTTACGACCAAGTATGGTTGTTGTTTCTCAGTAG
- the dnaK gene encoding molecular chaperone DnaK — MSKIIGIDLGTTNSAVAVLEGGEAKIIANPEGNRTTPSVVSFKNGEIQVGEVAKRQAVTNPNTISSIKRHMGEASYKVDVEGKSYTPQEISAMILQYLKGFAEDYLGEKVDKAVITVPAYFNDAQRQATKDAGKIAGLEVERIVNEPTAAALAYGLDKTEKDEKILVFDLGGGTFDVSILELGDGVFDVLATAGDNHLGGDDFDNKIIDHMVAEFKKEHGIDLAQDKMALQRLKDTAEKAKKDLSGVTSTQISLPFITAGESGPLHMEMNLTRAKFDELTSDLVERTKVPVRQALKDAGLNPSEIDEVILVGGSTRIPSVVEAVRKETSKEPNKSVNPDEVVAMGAAIQGGVITGDVKDVVLLDVTPLSLGIETMGSVFTKLIDRNTTIPTSKSQVFSTAADNQPAVDIHVLQGERPMAADNKTLGRFQLTDIPAAPRGVPQIEVSFDIDKNGIVNVRAKDLGTQKEQTITIKSSSGLSDEEIEQMVKDAESNAEADKKRKEEVDLRNEVDTLLFTIDKTLKELEGKVDAEEVKKAETARDELKAASEANNIEEMKAKRDALNEIVQGLTVKLYEQAAQQQAQENPDAAQGGSDDVVDADFEEVDDKDKDKDQNK; from the coding sequence ATGAGTAAAATTATTGGTATTGACTTAGGAACTACAAATTCAGCTGTCGCAGTTTTAGAAGGCGGCGAAGCAAAAATTATTGCAAATCCAGAAGGAAATCGTACTACTCCTTCTGTTGTTTCTTTTAAAAATGGTGAAATTCAAGTAGGAGAAGTTGCAAAACGACAAGCCGTAACAAATCCAAATACAATTTCATCAATCAAGCGTCATATGGGCGAAGCTAGCTATAAAGTAGATGTTGAAGGAAAATCTTATACACCGCAAGAAATTTCTGCAATGATTCTACAGTATTTAAAAGGTTTTGCAGAAGATTATCTTGGTGAAAAAGTAGATAAAGCAGTGATTACAGTACCCGCTTATTTTAATGACGCACAACGCCAAGCAACAAAAGATGCCGGAAAAATTGCTGGTTTAGAAGTAGAACGTATTGTTAATGAACCAACAGCGGCTGCATTAGCGTATGGTTTAGACAAAACAGAAAAAGATGAAAAAATCTTAGTATTCGATTTAGGTGGAGGAACCTTTGACGTATCAATTCTTGAATTAGGAGATGGCGTGTTTGATGTATTGGCTACTGCAGGGGATAATCATCTAGGTGGCGATGACTTCGATAATAAAATTATTGATCATATGGTAGCAGAATTTAAAAAAGAACACGGTATTGATTTAGCTCAAGATAAAATGGCTTTGCAACGTCTTAAAGATACTGCTGAAAAAGCGAAAAAAGATTTATCTGGTGTAACAAGCACACAAATCAGTTTACCATTTATTACTGCTGGTGAATCTGGTCCATTACACATGGAAATGAACTTAACACGTGCAAAATTCGATGAACTAACAAGTGACTTAGTAGAACGTACAAAAGTACCCGTTCGTCAAGCTTTGAAAGATGCTGGCTTGAATCCTTCTGAAATCGATGAAGTTATTTTGGTTGGTGGATCAACACGTATTCCGTCTGTTGTTGAAGCAGTTCGGAAAGAAACAAGCAAAGAACCAAATAAATCAGTAAACCCTGATGAAGTAGTTGCCATGGGAGCAGCAATTCAAGGTGGTGTGATTACCGGAGATGTTAAAGATGTTGTCTTACTTGATGTTACACCACTATCTTTGGGAATTGAAACAATGGGTAGTGTATTTACTAAATTAATCGATCGCAATACAACCATCCCAACAAGTAAATCTCAAGTATTTTCAACAGCTGCTGACAATCAACCTGCTGTAGATATCCATGTTTTACAAGGTGAACGTCCAATGGCAGCAGATAATAAGACACTTGGAAGATTCCAGTTAACAGATATTCCAGCTGCACCACGTGGTGTTCCTCAAATTGAGGTAAGCTTTGATATTGATAAAAATGGTATTGTTAACGTTCGTGCTAAAGATTTAGGTACACAAAAAGAACAAACTATTACAATCAAATCCTCTTCAGGTTTATCAGATGAAGAAATTGAGCAAATGGTAAAAGATGCAGAATCAAATGCTGAAGCAGACAAAAAACGTAAAGAAGAAGTTGATTTACGTAACGAAGTAGATACTTTACTATTTACCATCGATAAAACATTAAAAGAATTAGAAGGAAAAGTAGACGCTGAAGAAGTTAAAAAAGCAGAAACTGCTCGTGATGAATTAAAAGCTGCTTCAGAAGCAAATAATATCGAAGAAATGAAAGCAAAACGTGATGCATTGAATGAAATTGTTCAAGGTTTAACAGTGAAACTTTATGAACAAGCTGCACAACAACAAGCACAAGAAAACCCAGACGCTGCACAAGGTGGTAGTGATGATGTGGTAGATGCTGATTTTGAAGAAGTAGATGACAAAGACAAAGATAAAGATCAAAATAAATAA